The uncultured Cohaesibacter sp. region CTGATCTAGCCAGGTAAACACGGTCGGCATCAGGAAGCCGTCGCTTATGGACCATGTCTGTTCGATGACAGAAAAGCTCTTTCCCAAGGCGTCCAGCGCGTCGTCAAGCATGTCGGAAAATTGGGGCTGCTCAACCAACTGCTTGACAGCTTCGGCGATTTCATCCTGCCCTTCGGCGGCATCGACGACAGGATCGATAGAACTGACCGCCCGCTTGCGGCTCCCCAAAACAGCCGCATAGTGAGCATCTTCTTCTTCCATAAACTCGGCCATCTTGATGAAATCATCAAAATTACCCAACGACGCGGCATTCAAAATCCGCTTCAAACGCGGCGGCGTCAGTTCCGAATAGAAGCTCTCAGCAAATTTGCTTGAGAATGGGCGGACCGAAACCGTGTCAGACGAGAGTGTCTTTTTCTCGACTTTCATAGGTTTGCCATGCAGGTCATATATAACGGCCTTGTTCTCTGCCATTACCAAATCCCTTTCAATTTACCAAAGATGGAAGACCGGCCAAAGATTGTGCCCTTTGGCACGTCGTCATCATCCGGGTCGAGGCTCCCTCTTTCGGCTTCTGTCCTCAATGACTGGTAGCCGTCATACACGGCGATATTCTGAAAACTGACCCAATAGGCAAGCATTGACGCGAGAGCGGAGTCCCCATGGCGGATATGCCCATCAGTGCCTTTAAAGCGGAAATCCTGAGGCACCTTGATGATGCCGTCCACATAGGCAAGCGCCTGATGGTCTTTGACGACATCCTCATCGGCGGCGAGCAATAGCGACCGCACGGACCCGAAGGCCTCGATATAGGACGGGGAATTTTCCTTGTACCAGCTTTGGGAAAAATGAACCTCAACGGCATTTGAGCCGTACCGCTGAGCGGCCTTCTCAGCCAAATAGGCACCGTTGCCCGTAGCGTCCCAAGCGCCACCGGCAAAACGTGGCAGACGGTCAACGACGAAATACATAATATCGCGCTGTTCTTCGAACGGGATATTGCGCAACTCAATCAACAGGCGCGTTCGTCTGGTCAAATCGCGATTGATCGATTTGATATCTGTGCAGGAACCATCACCCTTGCGCGCGAAATCGCTTCCGACAACATGGCGCAAATAGGGGTCGAGCTTCCCAAGATGGGGCAGCAGCTTGTTTTGGCAGAAGTCATCCACGATCGATTTCCGGATGGCGTCGGGACGATCCCTGAAATCATCAGGCTGTTCCCAACGCACAACGGGAGCCTTGACCATGCAATTCTCGATCTGTACGCGGCTCAAGGCCTGTCCTTCGCTTTCTGCGGCGATCACGTCCAGTTCCTGCTTCATGGCCGCAGTGCGTGAGCCATAAGCGCCCCGGATCTTGGCTTCCCATTTATCTTGCTCTTCCTGGCTCCATGGTTTCCCCCTAATCAGGCAAACCCGTTTAAACAAACCGTTGGCGATGGCATCCTTGAAGCTATAGCGATGAATACTCCAGGACTCTTTGCCCTTGGCCAGTTCTGCCTTGGCTTCTTGGATCAATTCATTAAAGGCATTAAGAACCCCGTTATGGGTGGAAATAATCCGGATCTTACCGCCCCAGATGAGCAACGCGTTAACCGCATCGATAACCTCGCGCACATCCTTATGGAATGCCGCCTCGTCAATGATGACAACGCCCTGCAGCCCACGAATGTTGGCCGGTCTGGAAGACAAGGCCTCAACCCGGTATCCGGATTTGAAGCGGATGATATAGGTTGCGATCGCGCGGCTGTTGCCCTTGTCATCAATATCAAGAAAGACCCCGTCCTCGATCGAGACCATTTCCTTTTGAACAGTCAGGGCAAAGTGAGCGACATAGCCGATAAACTCACGCCCCTTATCTTTGGTATCGCCGATATAAAAAACATTCTGCCCACCAGCGGTGCGATCCGAGGCCGCAATCAAGGTGTCATCCAGCGCCTCGGCAAAGGTAATGCCGGTCCGTCGGCCCTTCTCGCAAATCTTCAAATCGCTCTGGTCTTCCAGCCAAGTCTTTTGATGCAACATCAAAATCCCTGCAGCAAGCGGGTCCAGACCCTCCGGGATCTCGCCACCGCGTGGCAGATCTTCGGGAAGCTTTTCATTATCGCGCGAAAGGACGGGGTTACCGGCAACGCGCGATGGATCTTGAGCTTCACTCAGCATTGGGGTGTTCTCTCAATCCGAGGAAATCGCGTCGCAGTTGGGAAACCTGATCGGCGGAAAGACCTGCCGATTGCGATGCCTTCTCGATAACCTCTTCGGTCTTTGCATCGAAATCCTTTTGCATTTCCTTGCGCAAACGGTTGGACGTGTTCTCGGCCTGCATGATCGCTTTCAAGGCGTTGGCTAGTTCCAGGGCGTTTTTAGGAGTGAGCTTTCCTTCTCCCGAAGAGGTCAGGATCTCGAAGGTCAGCGTCTTGAGAAATTCGAATAGAACCTGCTCCTGCTTGGCTGCGGCCTTCGGATTGAGTTCATCATGCAGGGCACTCATGATGAGCTGGTTTTCGCGCTTGCGCCGTTGCTCGCGTGCCAGGCGCAAGGTGTAGCGATTGAACGTGGACGAGGTAACCGGTTCGATCGGCTCATCCAGCACGCCGGAATCATTGAGCTCAAGGATCTTTTCATTGAGCTCTTTGAGAATATCGACTTGGGTTCGGTCATGCTTGCCGAGTTCCACAACAGCCCATTCAATCAGAAAATCAGCCTCGTCCGGCCAAAGGTCGATCGAGGAAAGTCTTCCCCTGCCTTTTCGTGCCATGGTCATTCCCCCAAACGAGGACGCCGCACGCCTTCCAAAGCGATCTTGCGATCAACGTGATCCTTGCCAGTTTGGGTCAGCTCAGCAACAAGAACGGTGCCAACTTCTTCGATTGTCACTGCCCGCGCATTCTGTTCAAGCCAGCGCAACTGGTTACGGACATAATCGGTGGTCGAAGGCTGACCGAACTGCTCCAGCACCATTTCGAGGATCGTTGTGTTGGCCCGATTGTCGACCTGGCGGTCCAGCTCTTTGAGGATCGTCAAGCGAGAAACGGAATCGGAAAATTCTGCATATGAGCTCATGCCTTGCCCCCATTGCTGCGAAGCCAGTCGTCAATATTCTGAGTGGTGCGCCGAACTGTTTTGACGATTTCCTCGGTGGTCGAAACAGTCCCGCGCAAATCCGAGAGAGAGAGCTGAAGAGATGTGAAATCATCCTTGGACGGGACATGTTCAAGCTGGGTTTCAACCCGATCGACCCGGCGTTCTAGCCCTTGAAGCTCGTCTGTGTGATCATCTAGCTTGGCGGAATTGTCTTTGCTTGGTTGCCGCAGATACGAAACACCGGAGACGATCAGCGCCACAACACCGCTTATGATGCCGATCCAGATCTTGATTTCTTCAGCAGTCATTATTTACCCTGACACCAGCTTTTGGTTTTCTTGAGTGGATCGTCAGGTTTGTTAATGCCGTAAGGGTCGGCGATGCGGGGTCGGACGCGCAACAACTCATCATCGAGCCGTTGCCAACCGGTAGCCGCTTGCCGCTCAACGATCGCAACATGACGACCACCATATTTGTCATATTGCAGATCCCGAACGCGAAACTTCAGTCCGATCGGGTAGCGTTTCTCAACAAATGCTTTTGCCTGCAAACCAAGCGCTTTTTCCCCCTCACAACTGACGCGCCCGATCTCCGGCGTATCAACACCGGCAACCCGAAGGCCGGTCATGAGGATCTGTCCAGGCGCAGTATGGATTTCGACATTGATGGTGTCGCCATCATAGACACCGTCATCGGTCACATAGGCGACATAGGGACCACTATAGATTTTTGGAGCTTCGCCCGCCGAAGCAAATCCAACCATAGCAAAAAGGTTGACCATAAGAAGCGCCAGAACCCGCTTAAAATTCGTTTGATGAATGGCTTTTGGGATGGGTTTGAAGTTCTTCATTTTGTCCTCTCGGGATTGCTTCATCTTGGTTCGGATCGCACACTCGAAGCCATTTTTTGTTATGGCGCTTCACTTCAATGATCGTCTGCCTCGTGTCCTGGGGGCTCCAGCTCAGCGGCTCAAAGGCGGAGCAAACGACAGACGGCAGACGATCGATGTTTTCACTCAACGCGGGAGGCGTCAGTTGGTGCTCGGATTTGGTTGGAGTGCCGCTTGTAACCGTCATCCTTGAACAGGCTGGAAGGATCAGCGCGAAGCTCACTATCAAACTCAAGCTCTGCTTTCTTCGCCGCATCGATCTTCTCCGTCACGCCTTCAAACAAGGACAAAAGAACTTTCTGGCGCGCGGCCAGACCTGCTTCTTTCACTCTTGCATAATCCGCTCCCGCAGCGGCCAGCTTCAGAAGCGCCAGAACGATCTGGAAGAAGGCCGCTACTCCGGAGGCAAACGTCATTTGAGCAGCGTCTTGGAAGTAAACCAGGTGCGCCAGATGACGATTGCGGTAGAAGACACAGCAGAGACCGTGGCAACGATCTTGACCTGCATAGCCGGATCAATATCGAGACCGAAGACAGTCGCCAAAGATGCGCCTGCGCCGATAATGGCTGTCCAGTTGATCTTGGATGCGAAAACAGATTTCGTTTCAGTATCGCTCATTTGATAAGGCTCCTTTCAAAAGCCGAGATTGGTTGATCAGGTTGGACTAATTTTTGGTGATCCAGGCATACTCGGCGGACGCATCAAAGCATGGGCATGCTTTCGCAGCGTAGTCCCGATGACCCGAGATTTTTTGCACGCCATAAAACTGCTTGGCCTGCTCACTCAGCCGGATCATTGTTGCTTTTTGCGCTTCGGTTCTGGTGTCTTTAGGACGGCCTTTGTCATCAAGGCCGCCAACATAAACATAGCCAATTGTGCCTTTGTTATGCCCGTAGACATGAGCTCCAACTTTGGAAATTGGTCGGCCAAAAGACATTGAGCCATCAAGGTGCACTACAACATGGTAGCCTATTCCATCCCAGCCGCGTTCTCGGTGCCAACGATCTATCTCGGACACAGAAACCTCACGCCCTTCTGGTGTCGCCGTGCAGTGCCAAATCAGCTCTCGGATGTTACGCATCATGATCTCCAACCTTTTTGCTAGATCACCTTGCCTCACCGAACACAAAAAAAGCCGGTAACAGGTGTTACCGGCAATCAATGAGTGAACAGATCCAACTGAGCATCTGGCGGCTTTTGCTCCATTTGTCTTAGCTTTTTGGAGCGCCGCAAGACGGTCATGCGCGAGACGCCAACTTCACGCGCGATCACATCATAGGTCTTTCCCTGAAGGAGGCCTTTGTCGATGCGCTTGGTATCAGATGTCCTCTTCCATGCCTTGGCCAAAGGCACATCGATGACGATGCCAACGGCGCGGCCATCGCTGGTTATGATGCGGAAATATCCGCAGATTACTTTTGCTTTTTCCAACCCGACCAATTCAGTCAACCAGTGATCATCCGATGCATAGGGCGGGATATGCGCCCGGCCACCGCCCATGACGTTGGCAATCATGAGAGCGGTATTCACGTCCGTCACTTCTGCGATTTCTGAAAGGACGCCAGGAAGGGCTTTGCTCATAGTTGGCCTCCATTGCGGATTTGTTTGCCTAGAGCTTTCTGAATTTCAATTAGGTCAGATGGAGACAAAGCAGCATAATCCCGATGCGCAAACAGCTTCTCACAACATTCATTAAGAAGGTTGCAGCTCGCGCTGATCGGGTACCCACCGGATCTCTTTGCCAAGATCATAGCCTGCGCAGATATCACCTTAAACCGATCATCATTCGCGTAATCTGGCAATAGTCGATCATAGCTCCAATCAACTCCCGCTTCTCTTGCCATCCAGCCCTTTAGCGCTTCGATCGCTTTTCGGGCATCCTCCGGATAATACAGAAACCGGGTGTGGTCTATGCCGGTTTGTCGTTTGACAAACGCTAGCAACGCGCTGTCCTTTCGGTCGCGAACAATACCGAGGTTCCAGGCTGAGAGCCAAAGAGCCTGCAACTTCGGCGCATATTTTCCCTGAAGTTGGCTCTTGCCGCTTTGCTTGGAAAAGCCCATCCGGCGCAGTTCACCCAAAATGGTTACATGCTGCCCATTGGTCATAACCCGTAAAGACCGCTTTCCCGTATGTTGCTCATAAAGGTCGCGCGCGTCATCTTCATTGATGCCGAGTTGTTTCAAACCAACATGGATGGCCTTAATCGCACTCATGACCTTGTCTCCAGTTCCAACTGCCGCGTAGTCAAATCCAATATTCGAGTTTGAAGCACGACCCGTTTGTGAGAGTGTTTTGAAAGCTTGTTGATGCGCTCTTGAAGCACCTTTCGTTGCGCCGCTATCTCGGCGCACTCGCGCCAGGCGAAAAGGTCTGTTGACTTGTCCCTTCGCCTGGTCGACATGGTCATTCCCCCGGAGGAAGTGCGGGCCGATATGCATGGCCCGCTTCAGTGAGTGCCCATTTGGAAACGCCAACATGAGCAACCAAACCTTTCCGAACCAATCTGTTGAGACAATCGCGGGTCTGGTCTCCTGTTTTCTCAAGCTCCCACGCAATTTTGTCGGTGTAGGCCGCAGAGCTATCGAGCAGGCGTCTCTGAAGTATGATCATGCAACGGGCTTGCAATTGAGTAAGTCCCTCCATCAGTTGAGCCCTCCTCTCCGCTCTCTATCCTGTCGGTCAAAGTAGTCCACGCAACCACGCAACCAGATGCTAGCTGCGGCAGGGTTTGTCATCTCACTGACACCAAGCATCGACGTGTTCGCGACCACCTTTAGAATAGCGAGTTGCTCTGCTTTACTTTCGGCCTTATCGAGAAGTGCCTTCACAGAGCTTGCGACTTCACAAACCACCCGATCACTCAATTCCTGTTCAAGATGAGGGTCCATGGTCACACCTTCGCCAGATCAATAGTGACTGGCTCCCAAACTGAGGCCACCGTTTTCCGGCGATAGAAGCGGACATACTCCTTCGATCCGATCACTCGCATGGCATCGCGCAGCGCTTCCATGGCCTTGATCCAGCGCTCATCGGAGATGTCCAGACGCAGCAGCATGAAAATGTCAGCCCGGTTGACCTGGCCTTCCTTTTCAGTGTTGAAAGCGCGGGTGATTATTGCGCGAATTTCAGGGCGACTGGCTTCGGACCATTCATTCAAGCATTCATCAATCAACTGCTTAGCGATCTGAAGCTGCGGGCCAAAGTCAATAAGGTCGGCCACCTGAACCTTCACTTTGAAAAGACCATCAACAGTGGAATAGGTGCGATTTCCCTTCTTGCCGCCTTTGATGAGGTCATATTGTTCGGCCAGTAAACTATCCAATTCGCCCAGGTCAGTCATGGTATGACCAAGAAACCGGCTCAACTGTTCGGACAGGGCAATCGCATATCCCATGATCGAACGCACGGTCTGGTCTTCCAATAGATCCGCAGGTTTGATTAGCTCAACCGGAACCAACGAGCCTTTAGCATCCGGCATATAGTCCTGCCCATTGGCTGAGATGATGCCGCTAGAAACTTCAGCAGGCTTAAATTCAGATTGATAATTCATAGCTCTGTTCCTCATGAGTGGAGTGCGCTTGTTTTGGCGCTTTAAACATCTTGTCGATAAAAACCTGCATGGCCTTGGCCCTGCCCTTGGGCCAAAGGCGCGCCATGCAGGCCGCGTGGTTGCTATCCGGTGGTTTCGGGCAGGAAGAGCTGTAGAAATAGGCGGTCATGACTTCCCACCTTTCTCAAAGTCGCCGAACAAGACATTGCCGGTTTGAAGGTCCACTTCAGAAGCCTCACCGGAAAGGAATTCAGAAGCGAGACCCTCCATAATTCCGGCAGCTGCGCGGTTCTGCTCACCGATGCGACGAACTGAAATCTCCCGTTCAAGATTTGTGACAAGCTGACTGATCTTCTCCAGACGCCTCAGAAGTGCCCTTGAGCGATCTTGAGAGAGAAATAGGCCATGCTCGTTAGTGTGCTGTGCGATGGTTTCGCGGATAAGGCCGAGTTCTCCGGTAATCGGAGAAACAAGAGAGCGAGCACAAGACATATCAAAGGCCCTCCACGTCACGGTTGGCCCATGCAGCCTTGATCTGATCTGCGGTTAGAGGCTTTCCACTACCGGTCATCATTGCCAGCTTGAGGGTTTTGTCTATCTGGCCGAGAGCCCCGTCCTTATGACCTATTCCAGTCAGAACCAAACGGACTTCAGGATCTGTGATCTTCCAGCCATCGAGCAGCATCTCGATATCTTCAGCACGAGGTTTTGACCGCCGAACCCGTTTGCCAATCCGACGCTTGAGCTGCGCATAGGAAGGGCCGTCCGTCCGCTTAGCAAAGCGAGTGTAAATCTCTTCATTGCCGACCAATGCCAACCCACATCCATAGTTATCGACAAAATGGCGCAACTGGTTGACTGCATCATCAACAAGGTTCTGAGCCTCATCAACAATAATCAACGTGCGGTTTCCCGCCTTCTTGAGGCGCTGACCGATTGCTCTAGTCAACTTGGCTGGATTGTGCTGAACAATATCCAGTTCTTCTGCCAGTTCGATAAGCATACCGTGAACCGTTTTCGTGTGTGGCGATGCGGTGATCATCCAGACATTCGGGCGGATAGAGAAGTTTCGGCAAGCCGTGGTCTTGCCGGTACCGGCAGCGGCGGTAATCGTCACGAAGTCTGGCATGCATTGCGCAAAAGTCAGTGCGTTGACAATCTCGCGCGCGGTCGGAGTGGCGACAAATCCGGGGCCGGTTGGAACGATGGACGCCATATCAGCGAGCTCATCCCAACTCTCAATCCAGCGTTTCACCTTGGCATTGTTGGTATCAAGTCGACCATCATATTTGCCGGAAAAATACTGACTGAAGGTTCCGACCGACATATCCATCCGTCTGGCAATCTCACTTTTCGACCAGCCCTCTGACGTGCCGATGTCATAGATCCGCTCGGTGAGCTGCTTCCAGTCTTCAAGATCGTCCTCGCCACGGCCAGGGCGAGTGCCATCGCCGATATCAGGCAAGTTGGTTGGGCGTTCCCAAGCACTTGTGTTTTGCGTATCACTCATTTATAAAGCTCCTTGATTCCAACTACTGTGGGCGGGGCAATCCGCCCTTTTTCTTTGGTCTACGCAATACTCAGCGACCTTTTCCCTTTTCGGGAAACTCCACGACATTTTCAGACAGGCTTTGCTTTTCCAACGCATCCATGCGGCGCGAAAATGCGGCCTCATAGTCGTCTGTCCATTCGATTTTCTGTGCTTGAGAGCCACCATTCGCGGCAGCTATTCTCTTGAATACGGGTGGCTCTGGCTGCAACGGTTCAGCAGCTCGTTTACTGCCATAGACATCGGCCAGCTCTTCAGGGCTTAGCTCGGCATGCAGGCGTTTATTCTCTCGCTCATTCTTGATCAGAGCATTGCGCTTGAAGGCATGATCGCGAGCAGCTTCAGTATCAAAGAAGCCAGTGTCAGCGATGCAATCGGCAATGCAGATCAGACGGTTTTCAAGGTCATAGACATGCATGGGCTTCGTCAGATTGTCGGGGTCGTACCGGACCGTGACCTTCTTGCCCGCATATTGATTGAGCTCGCGGGCCCAATAGCGGTTTCCGAAAATATGGATCTCACCAGATCCGCGCCGTGCGGTGATCCGATCGGACGCCATTAGCCAAAGCGAGCGCTGCTCTTTTGTCGGCCAGCGAACCAAAGTCGTCGGCTGTTTGAGACTTTCAGAAAAGATCTCGTCAAAGGAGCGACCATTCGCGTTTTTCGCCGTCCTGCCTGGGCGCGCATTATGCTCTGCAATCATCCGCTCCACATGGTTTGCGAAATCCTTGAAAGGGATAGCCCGCGAGCCGTAGTTCTCCGGTTTGGCTTCTGGTCGGTTGCCGGTATAGGCACCGGCGCAAAACGGATGCTTGGCGATATCCTCGCAGAGATCGCGGAAGGCGCGCTCGATCGGTTTGGACTGTCCGGCGTAAGGCGTTGCCCAGACGACATCAATGCCGAGCGAAATCAAAAGCCCTTCCGGCTCATTCGGATCGACCTTGAAGCGATAGCGGTTCGCTTTGCCGCCGGTGATCCATTTGGAAGCAAAGGCGCGACCGTTATCGAGGACGATCTTGTCCGGGATGCCATGGCGTTCCACCATGTCACCAATGACCAGCCGGACAACATCCTTGTTTTCAGAAACGGACAGACGCCAAGCCACAAACTTGTCGGAATAGAGATCCTGCAGGGCGATCAGATGGACGCGCTGCGGCGTCGTTTTTCCGGGCATGAGAATGAACACGTCAAAGCGGTGGCCATCCATGTTGACTGCTTCCATGGCATGCAGGCCTGAGCGATCACGGCGCTGGGCTGGGTAGAGCCCTTTCGCCGCATCTTTGCCTTTTCGGGCCATCGTAATGACGGACTGGGGTACCTCGTCCTTGAAGCGTCGGCGCAAGCTCTGCTCATTGGGAACGGGTTTCCATCCATGCTCTTTTGCGGCAGTTTTCATGCGGCGATAGCAGGCCGAAAAGGATGGCTTTTCTGGCCGCAGGTAATCGCTCTTGAGCACAGCCCACGCATCTGGATGACAGTCCTGGTGTGTCGCGGTTGGCCTGTAGCCATCAGCGAGTGCTGGCAGGCGATCAGATCGGTCCACGGTGTCGGCCTTGTTGCTCCATGTCCGGACGGACCGTTCTGCCACATTAAATTGCTTGGCCGCATAGGTGACTGCAGCGGTCTTGCTCATGCCAAGACCAACAAACTGTTCAACTGTCTCCACCACTTCCAAACGGCGTTCACAGGCCTCTTTACGTGCCTTTGAAAGGCCCTCGTAATACTGCCAGAGTTCATTCCGATCGCGTGATCCAGTCTGGCTTTCAGACGTGATGGTCAGACGGGCGCGCGCCACGTCCGGCAGCAGATCAACATGATATTCCCAGCCGCCGCCGCGCTCATTGCGCTTGCGTGCTTTATCGGTCTGTCTGCGCCATCCTTGCTTCGATGCAAGGCGGTTGATCTGGCGCAGGCTTTGGCCCGATACTTCTGCAATCTCGGCGGCTGTGAAATACTGATCGCTCACCCTCGTCTCCAATCCTTCACTTGCACTGGACGGGCGCGCAATTTGCGCAGCTCGTTGTTGATGCTCTTGCGCTCTTGTTCGAGGCGAGCGATTTCGGCAAGGCGCGGTTCTTCGCCTTCAAGAATGGTCAGGCCATCCTGAGAGAGAATGAGATCCCAAAGCCAGGGTGCATCAGTCGCGCGGACAAAGGCCTTGAAGCGCACCAAGCTGATGTCGTGCCCCTCTTTGCTCTCTGCCGTATAGGCGTCGATTGTCGTTTTACTGAGCCGTTCGACGCCGAGATGCTGGGCCATGCGCAGCGCGATTTCCTGACGGCTGAATTTGC contains the following coding sequences:
- a CDS encoding phage protein Gp27 family protein, which codes for MARKGRGRLSSIDLWPDEADFLIEWAVVELGKHDRTQVDILKELNEKILELNDSGVLDEPIEPVTSSTFNRYTLRLAREQRRKRENQLIMSALHDELNPKAAAKQEQVLFEFLKTLTFEILTSSGEGKLTPKNALELANALKAIMQAENTSNRLRKEMQKDFDAKTEEVIEKASQSAGLSADQVSQLRRDFLGLREHPNAE
- a CDS encoding DUF2730 family protein — encoded protein: MTAEEIKIWIGIISGVVALIVSGVSYLRQPSKDNSAKLDDHTDELQGLERRVDRVETQLEHVPSKDDFTSLQLSLSDLRGTVSTTEEIVKTVRRTTQNIDDWLRSNGGKA
- a CDS encoding N-acetylmuramoyl-L-alanine amidase, coding for MMRNIRELIWHCTATPEGREVSVSEIDRWHRERGWDGIGYHVVVHLDGSMSFGRPISKVGAHVYGHNKGTIGYVYVGGLDDKGRPKDTRTEAQKATMIRLSEQAKQFYGVQKISGHRDYAAKACPCFDASAEYAWITKN
- a CDS encoding AsnC family protein; its protein translation is MSKALPGVLSEIAEVTDVNTALMIANVMGGGRAHIPPYASDDHWLTELVGLEKAKVICGYFRIITSDGRAVGIVIDVPLAKAWKRTSDTKRIDKGLLQGKTYDVIAREVGVSRMTVLRRSKKLRQMEQKPPDAQLDLFTH
- a CDS encoding regulatory protein GemA, with protein sequence MHIGPHFLRGNDHVDQAKGQVNRPFRLARVRRDSGATKGASRAHQQAFKTLSQTGRASNSNIGFDYAAVGTGDKVMSAIKAIHVGLKQLGINEDDARDLYEQHTGKRSLRVMTNGQHVTILGELRRMGFSKQSGKSQLQGKYAPKLQALWLSAWNLGIVRDRKDSALLAFVKRQTGIDHTRFLYYPEDARKAIEALKGWMAREAGVDWSYDRLLPDYANDDRFKVISAQAMILAKRSGGYPISASCNLLNECCEKLFAHRDYAALSPSDLIEIQKALGKQIRNGGQL
- a CDS encoding DUF3164 family protein is translated as MNYQSEFKPAEVSSGIISANGQDYMPDAKGSLVPVELIKPADLLEDQTVRSIMGYAIALSEQLSRFLGHTMTDLGELDSLLAEQYDLIKGGKKGNRTYSTVDGLFKVKVQVADLIDFGPQLQIAKQLIDECLNEWSEASRPEIRAIITRAFNTEKEGQVNRADIFMLLRLDISDERWIKAMEALRDAMRVIGSKEYVRFYRRKTVASVWEPVTIDLAKV
- a CDS encoding AAA family ATPase, with amino-acid sequence MSDTQNTSAWERPTNLPDIGDGTRPGRGEDDLEDWKQLTERIYDIGTSEGWSKSEIARRMDMSVGTFSQYFSGKYDGRLDTNNAKVKRWIESWDELADMASIVPTGPGFVATPTAREIVNALTFAQCMPDFVTITAAAGTGKTTACRNFSIRPNVWMITASPHTKTVHGMLIELAEELDIVQHNPAKLTRAIGQRLKKAGNRTLIIVDEAQNLVDDAVNQLRHFVDNYGCGLALVGNEEIYTRFAKRTDGPSYAQLKRRIGKRVRRSKPRAEDIEMLLDGWKITDPEVRLVLTGIGHKDGALGQIDKTLKLAMMTGSGKPLTADQIKAAWANRDVEGL
- a CDS encoding transposase domain-containing protein, with the protein product MSDQYFTAAEIAEVSGQSLRQINRLASKQGWRRQTDKARKRNERGGGWEYHVDLLPDVARARLTITSESQTGSRDRNELWQYYEGLSKARKEACERRLEVVETVEQFVGLGMSKTAAVTYAAKQFNVAERSVRTWSNKADTVDRSDRLPALADGYRPTATHQDCHPDAWAVLKSDYLRPEKPSFSACYRRMKTAAKEHGWKPVPNEQSLRRRFKDEVPQSVITMARKGKDAAKGLYPAQRRDRSGLHAMEAVNMDGHRFDVFILMPGKTTPQRVHLIALQDLYSDKFVAWRLSVSENKDVVRLVIGDMVERHGIPDKIVLDNGRAFASKWITGGKANRYRFKVDPNEPEGLLISLGIDVVWATPYAGQSKPIERAFRDLCEDIAKHPFCAGAYTGNRPEAKPENYGSRAIPFKDFANHVERMIAEHNARPGRTAKNANGRSFDEIFSESLKQPTTLVRWPTKEQRSLWLMASDRITARRGSGEIHIFGNRYWARELNQYAGKKVTVRYDPDNLTKPMHVYDLENRLICIADCIADTGFFDTEAARDHAFKRNALIKNERENKRLHAELSPEELADVYGSKRAAEPLQPEPPVFKRIAAANGGSQAQKIEWTDDYEAAFSRRMDALEKQSLSENVVEFPEKGKGR